The Candidatus Thermoplasmatota archaeon nucleotide sequence AGCGCCGTGCCGAACGGCCGCACGCCGCCGTACTGGGTGTAGGTCTGCTTGAAGTCGCAGACCTTCTTGACGAGGCTCTCGACCTCGATGGATTCCTCGTACGTCACGCGGTTGAGCTGCGCTTCCACGCGGGCGCGGTCCACGAGCACGCGGGCGTCGGCGACAAGGCCGGAGGTGGCGCAGCCGATGTGGGTGTCGAGCTTGAAGATCTTCTCGATGGACTGGGGCTCGATGAGCTGGCTTGTGATGCGCTTGTCGACGATGAGAACGACGCCGTCCTTGAACTTCAAGCCGACCGTCGTGGTTCCGCGCTTGACGGCTTCGCGGGCGTATTCGACTTGGAACAGGCGGCCGTCGGGCGAGAACACGGTGATCGCCCGGTCGTACATTTGCGCTGGCTGCATGATTCAAGACCTCTTTCGGGGGTTCGCGCGTCTGCGCGGGATCGAAGAAGCGGCGGGGGTTTGGGGCCTTCCGCAGGCGGGCGGCATTCGCCCGGCGCTCTTTGGTTCCGGCAGCGGGGAGGAACATAAGGACGTTATAAATAGGTTTTGTACTGGGAGAGCCGGTCACGGCGGCGACCGGGGCGCCCCTTTCCGCCGCTTGCGTGCGATGGCGTGACGTGCGCCGCGCAGCGTGCCGCTCGTGGAGAGGGAGGCGATGCGCACGGGACGATCCTTCGAGCCGGCCCACCGCACGCCGGCGAGGCGCTCGCGGGCCGCAAAAGCGTCGCGGGGCTCGGCTCGGATGACGCCGTAGCCTTCGGCGAGATCGATCAGGACGGGCGGCGGACCGGCGGGAACACCGCTCACGTGCGACGACCAGACGCCACGAATGGCGCCGAGAAGGGCCGACCGCGAAACGTCCGGCGGAACCACCTCGAAAGCGACGTAGCGGCGGCGCTGGCGTCGAACTCGTTTTCCACGGGTCCCGCCGGCCGCACCGGTCATGGACCTAGGATGCCGAGTTCTTATATATCAAGAAGTTTCTCTTGAAGGGAAGAGGGTGGGCATCGTATGCGGGGTCAACTTTCGCTCGTTTGTCGGGACTGCGGCGACGTGAATCATTTCGATCCGAGCGCCGGCGCGCCGGGCGTC carries:
- the psmA gene encoding archaeal proteasome endopeptidase complex subunit alpha, encoding MQPAQMYDRAITVFSPDGRLFQVEYAREAVKRGTTTVGLKFKDGVVLIVDKRITSQLIEPQSIEKIFKLDTHIGCATSGLVADARVLVDRARVEAQLNRVTYEESIEVESLVKKVCDFKQTYTQYGGVRPFGTALLIAGIDTTGEHLYETDPSGALMAYKASSIGAGRNAVMEVFEEQFREGLEKDAAIQLGLKALLKATEGKLNASALEIGVVTRQENFRKLEPDEVKRYADAASGGR